From one Triticum urartu cultivar G1812 chromosome 3, Tu2.1, whole genome shotgun sequence genomic stretch:
- the LOC125542808 gene encoding papilin-like, translating to MAVMAFANGLKLAALCVLVLIMGQMMAVTDASARLLQFAKQERSTSENCLCSPATWWCCPPASGVAKPSEGCLCSPTTWWCCPPTSGVAKPSEDCLCSPATWWCCPPASRVAKPSEDCLCSPATWFCCPEASGVAKPSED from the coding sequence ATGGCCGTCATGGCTTTCGCTAATGGTCTCAAGTTAGCTGCCCTCTGTGTGCTGGTCCTGATCATGGGCCAGATGATGGCAGTTACTGATGCGTCGGCTCGGCTTTTGCAGTTCGCAAAGCAGGAGCGCTCAACCTCTGAAAATTGTCTCTGCAGCCCTGCTACATGGTGGTGTTGCCCTCCAGCAAGCGGAGTCGCAAAACCCTCCGAGGGTTGCCTCTGTAGCCCTACTACATGGTGGTGTTGCCCTCCAACAAGCGGAGTCGCAAAACCCTCCGAGGATTGCCTCTGCAGCCCTGCTACATGGTGGTGTTGCCCTCCAGCAAGCAGAGTCGCAAAACCCTCCGAGGATTGCCTCTGCAGCCCTGCTACATGGTTTTGTTGCCCTGAAGCAAGTGGAGTCGCAAAACCCTCCGAAGATTGA